Within the Salvia hispanica cultivar TCC Black 2014 chromosome 4, UniMelb_Shisp_WGS_1.0, whole genome shotgun sequence genome, the region gttaaaaaataatcattgtGGCAAGCAGTctctaacaaaaaaattttattccataaattgGACATGGACCTGTTTCCTATTCCTTGCTACATAAACAACGTGATTAAATGTGTCTAGCGAGAGCCAATGTACATTATACTCTATGGCCTATGCTACAATCAAGTTATAGTTAATGAATTGTTAGATTTCTGGGTAATTTTTGCTTGTATTCTTCCAAATAAATACGAAGGTAAGCCAATAGTCTGctgattttcttattattttatttagtaaacTGTGACCACTTTGTTTCCAAGTTTGTGTTTCCTAGactatattttagttttaggtgtatcattatttatttccaattCCAATAGTTGAGAATTTTATTGTTAACAGTGACTGAGATCctctatgtgcaggttgacaTTGAGGTTAAGATCACTGCTGGAACTCCACTAAGGAAGGCTATCATAAATGAAGTAGCTACTTCTAATGCAGCTTGGGTTATATTTGATAGGTACAATTTGCTATagatatttgaataatatatgGAGAATATCAATAtgttacatttatattttttaggatgCCAGAGGATATATTCTGtgttttttaagaaattttttgttaatgtgTGTTAGTCTTCTTCAAACCATTTTAACAGTTTGATTTCTACTCATGCCAGAACGcaattaaaaacatttattttttgccaTTGCGTTCTTTTTGTACAGAACACTTTCAATATTCTCATCGTTAAATTCTTCTCCCAAATCTTCTCCAGCAACACCCATATTTAGCATTAAGTACTTTCTTTGGTTTCCTTAAGGAGAGGGACAGATGGAGAGATTACTTTGACTAGATTGAGGAATGAGGGAGCCTAATATCTAAAAAATAGCTAGAAATTGTGGATTTCAATTAACTCtaatagatttttttgttctactcatattgattttttggataagttttagtagtactatgtttATATTGGTCTTTAAAAAACTATTGCCTTATACATGGATAGTTGATAATGTTTCATTGACAGGCCTCTAAGAAAGGAATTGAGGTACTATCTGAAATACATTCCTTGCAAGGCCGCCCTTGTGCTTGATAACTTTTCGCTGCAAATTCTGGAAAATGAGTATTCCAATAAGGAAACTGAGCATTTTGACAGTAAGCAGTTTTACTCGCTTTCCAAGCCTGTCCCACTACCACCAGTTAGTGATAATGAGAATGAGCAGCCAGTCAATACTATGAACGGTCATAGATCTCCAGAAAGTTCCGATATGGCTAGTATCTGGCCGTTGTCATTCACATCAGATTCCAAGGAAGAAAGCATTGTCTCCCAAAGTGAGACTCAACCAAGTCCCAAGAAAGAGGACTCAGGTTAGAGGATACATATGCATTTAAAGAATTATATTCCTAATCCAAtagttcttaattttaaaaaaagaattgaagGCATCTGTCAAGAAATGATACTTTCATGCTGAGTTTAGTGGTGGTCAATGGTCTTTCTTTAAGATGGACTTCATTTGACCCGTAtggattttggttttatttccCTCATAAGATATTCTATTATAGTCATCACATGCATATCTTTTCATGGTGCAAGTACAAGAATTCTTCCACATTTGCACTAGATACCACATTTCCTGATTGTAATGAATGGTGTGAACAGGTAATACTAGACAGATTATGGAATATTATGCCCCAATAATCTCAAATCAAAAAAGAAGGCCTAGCCGAAATAGATACTCTGATGTACCTGTGCTCTGCGTTACTTGTGGATTAAATACGGAGTTGGACTCAATGAGATATAGTTATCCTGAGATTCAGCTCGCAACCAACAATTTTTCACCTGATAATTTACTAGGCGAAGGTGGATATGGTCTTGTATATAAAGGTGAGCTTAAGGATGGGCAGCATATTGCTGCAAAGGTTCGAAAGGAATCAAGTACACAAGGGTTTTCAGAATTTCACTCTGAAATATTTGTCCTCAACTTTGCACGCCACAAGAACATTGTGATGCTTCTTGGTTTTTGTTGCAAGGAAAACCTTAATATCCTAGTCTATGAGTACATCTGCAACAAATCACTGGAATGGCATTTATTTGGTGAGTGAATTTAGTATATAAGAGAAGTTCTGAAGCTACTTGTTTGCCTATCATTGGTGTTGTGTTTGTCCATCCATCTCTAACTTTATTTAACTGGTCTCTTGTACCTCTCTCCACATCTCTATCATCCATGCCCAAATTATGGAATGTTCACAGGTAATACGAACAAAGTTCTTGAATGGCACCAACGACATGCTATTGCCATTGGAACTGCCAAAGGGTTGCGCTTTTTACATGAAGAGTGTCGGGGAAGCCCTATAGTTCATCGGGACATGAGACCAAGCAATATACTGCTGACATGTGACTTTGTTCCTATGGTAAATTCTAAGACCCTATATATCTCAACTGAACTAGTGAACgccttagagcatctccaatggaaGAGGTAAATAGAGAGGTTAAGAGTAATAACTACCATATATACCTCttcttaaaaaaaactcatttttcaatagGAAGgttatttgagaaggtatatttacctttttgaAGGATATTTGAGAAGCCATTCATTATTAAAGAGGAAAGATTTCACCACGTCTTTCAGAATTTCATGctctgctgctgctgctctattaatcaatttgaaattgatatgTCCGTCAACGATTTAATCTTCTGCGGTTGCAAGGCCTCATGTTTCTAATTTCTGTCTAAATCCCTTATAAATAGCTGGGAGACTTTGGCCTCGCAAGGTGGAAGACTGATGAGGGTGAAATACAAACAAGAATTCTAGGCACTCTTGGGTGAGTGTATGAGCTATAAATTATGTCAAAACTACATGCATATCTCGTTAACACTTGATGTTACTGTGTTACTGCCCTATACTTTAGATATCTTGCACCAGAGTACGCAGAGAACGGTATTGTCTCAGTACGAACAGATGTTTATTCGTACGGTGTTGTTCTGATCCAACTGATCTCTGGACGCAAGGCAGTGGATTCCAAGAAAGAAGACCAGCAACCATCACTTAGACAATGGGTATGTTCAgccaatattttttcttcttagtcCTGTTGAAATTGGTTTATTCATCTCAACTACCACTCCCAATTTCTAAAGAAGGCAGACATCATGACATTTGCAGGCATTACCTCTGATTGAGAGACTTGCATTACACGAGCTCATTGATCCTCGTCTCGGTGAAACATACAGCACATACGAGCTGTACAGCATGGCTAAAACAGCATATTTATGCCTCCAAACTGAACCTGAGAAAAGACCATCAATGG harbors:
- the LOC125221352 gene encoding serine/threonine-protein kinase PBL34-like, giving the protein MASKFLKISISFENGGKQSTVIHRFFHRTPLRIFRTQKLYSSKYKTNAEYSQDYPHIFVTYSLLFPPKSILSWRLRQKCSPFPIISSGEKPSRILIVCDSTKDRSIHEFSKTIRQIRMCGGILHPGDTIRVFGVLHKVLHPMGYVMGVAPANFLGTTHARAVEEEVSKKVDMYVGMLQYSAEQCEGDRVDIEVKITAGTPLRKAIINEVATSNAAWVIFDRPLRKELRYYLKYIPCKAALVLDNFSLQILENEYSNKETEHFDSKQFYSLSKPVPLPPVSDNENEQPVNTMNGHRSPESSDMASIWPLSFTSDSKEESIVSQSETQPSPKKEDSGNTRQIMEYYAPIISNQKRRPSRNRYSDVPVLCVTCGLNTELDSMRYSYPEIQLATNNFSPDNLLGEGGYGLVYKGELKDGQHIAAKVRKESSTQGFSEFHSEIFVLNFARHKNIVMLLGFCCKENLNILVYEYICNKSLEWHLFGNTNKVLEWHQRHAIAIGTAKGLRFLHEECRGSPIVHRDMRPSNILLTCDFVPMLGDFGLARWKTDEGEIQTRILGTLGYLAPEYAENGIVSVRTDVYSYGVVLIQLISGRKAVDSKKEDQQPSLRQWALPLIERLALHELIDPRLGETYSTYELYSMAKTAYLCLQTEPEKRPSMADVLHLLEGEIDHFSHLTEQFIPHYST